In the genome of Triticum urartu cultivar G1812 chromosome 5, Tu2.1, whole genome shotgun sequence, one region contains:
- the LOC125508584 gene encoding UDP-glycosyltransferase 75C1-like has protein sequence MADAERQQHGPGDGGRPHFLIVAYGIQSHLNPCRVLARRLLQLHDADGSGPVLATLSVPLFTHRRMFPSSGNGEPEGPEAADGAISCVAFSDGVDDGTTARGPEERARRRRASAESLFAVVARLASRGRPVTCIVCSMMLPWALDVARERDIPLAVFWIQPATVLATYYHYFHGYGELIASHAADPAYEVTLPGLSRPLRIRDFPSFLVDTTGGEVGKVVNAVFCELFEFMDEQRRNVKVLVNTFDELEPAALAAMREHLDVFAVGPVVGSSAEARIHLFNHAGADKTRYMEWLGAQPERSVVYVSFGSIWTYSKQQMEEIADGLRRCGRPYLLVVRKDGRQEDVSRCLEDVVQERKGMVVEWCDQPEVLSHPSVGCFVTHCGWNSTLEAMALGVAVVAAPSMFDQPTNAMLIEEEWAAGVRGERNGEGIFSGPELARCVELVMGDGARAVEVRKKVESRKGMARDAMAPGGPAERNLRSFVMEVQSSDEARRKDTNTISPPP, from the coding sequence ATGGCCGACGCGGAACGCCAGCAGCACGGCCCAGGCGACGGCGGGCGCCCCCACTTCCTCATCGTGGCCTACGGCATCCAGAGCCACCTCAACCCGTGCCGCGTCCTCGCGCGCCGCCTCCTGCAGCTACACGATGCAGACGGCTCAGGCCCCGTCCTCGCCACGCTCTCGGTCCCGCTCTTCACCCACCGCCGCATGTTCCCTTCGTCCGGCAACGGCGAGCCGGAGGGGCCGGAGGCCGCAGACGGTGCCATCTCTTGCGttgccttctccgacggcgtcgACGACGGCACCACCGCCAGGGGCCCCGAGGAGAgggcgcgccgccgccgcgcgtcCGCCGAGAGCCTCTTTGCGGTCGTCGCGCGGCTCGCCTCCCGCGGCCGGCCCGTTACGTGCATCGTGTGCAGCATGATGCTCCCCTGGGCACTGGACGTCGCGCGGGAGCGCGACATCCCGTTGGCCGTGTTTTGGATACAGCCGGCAACCGTCCTCGCCACCTACTACCACTACTTCCACGGCTACGGCGAGCTCATCGCGTCCCACGCCGCCGACCCCGCGTACGAGGTGACTCTGCCCGGGCTCAGCCGGCCTCTCAGGATCCGCGACTTCCCGTCATTCCTCGTCGACACCACCGGAGGTGAGGTGGGCAAGGTCGTCAACGCGGTGTTCTGTGAGCTGTTCGAGTTCATGGACGAGCAGAGGCGGAATGTCAAGGTCCTCGTGAACACTTTCGACGAACTGGAGCCGGCGGCGCTGGCGGCCATGAGGGAGCACTTGGATGTGTTCGCCGTCGGCCCCGTGGTCGGGTCGTCGGCCGAGGCGCGGATCCATCTGTTCAACCACGCCGGTGCCGACAAGACGAGGTACATGGAGTGGCTCGGGGCGCAGCCGGAGAGGTCGGTGGTGTACGTCTCGTTCGGCAGCATATGGACGTACAGCAAGCAGCAGATGGAGGAGATCGCGGACGGGCTGCGGCGGTGCGGACGGCCGTACCTGCTCGTGGTGCGCAAGGACGGGCGGCAGGAGGACGTGAGCCGCTGCCTCGAGGACGTcgtgcaggagaggaagggcatgGTGGTGGAGTGGTGCGACCAGCCGGAGGTCCTCTCGCACCCGTCCGTGGGGTGCTTCGTCACCCACTGCGGGTGGAACTCGACGCTGGAGGCCATGGCACTGGGTGTGGCTGTCGTCGCCGCGCCGAGCATGTTCGACCAGCCGACGAACGCGATGTTGATAGAGGAGGAGTGGGCTGCCGGCGTTAGGGGAGAGCGCAACGGCGAGGGCATCTTCTCCGGGCCGGAGCTGGCGAGGTGCGTTGAGCTGGTCATGGGCGACGGCGCGAGGGCCGTGGAGGTCAGGAAAAAAGTGGAGTCTCGGAAAGGGATGGCGCGGGATGCAATGGCTCCCGGAGGGCCGGCGGAAAGAAACCTCCGAAGCTTCGTCATGGAGGTCCAAAGTTCGGATGAAGCTCGCAGGAAGGATACAAACACCATAAGTCCACCACCATGA